Proteins encoded in a region of the Planococcus shixiaomingii genome:
- a CDS encoding DUF3243 domain-containing protein: protein MENVDKKVEEKLRTFDDEKKDEILANFNHFKQYLHGKVEIGEKMGLSEERLAQITEKVASYLAKHEEPKNREEYLLQELWKVGDKEEQHMLAHMLLKLVKQE from the coding sequence ATGGAAAACGTTGATAAAAAAGTAGAAGAAAAATTACGGACCTTTGACGACGAGAAGAAAGACGAAATTCTAGCCAATTTTAATCACTTTAAACAGTATTTGCACGGAAAAGTCGAAATCGGTGAAAAAATGGGGTTGAGTGAAGAACGCCTCGCACAGATCACGGAAAAAGTAGCTTCTTATTTAGCAAAACATGAAGAACCGAAAAACCGCGAAGAATACCTGTTACAGGAATTGTGGAAAGTCGGCGACAAAGAAGAACAGCATATGCTAGCACACATGCTTTTAAAATTAGTTAAACAAGAATAA
- a CDS encoding VLRF1 family aeRF1-type release factor encodes MILYNEIQELKNFNCEERCVLSVYLNTNPADLNAQNGAWRIHLKNGLKRLEEYLTASQNEKEINTYKKLKKKVEREIMDHQNDLHKGVIIFASPHEDLWFVHYVQVPVKTSFHWEATPVLDELRYMYKAYPYAGVILPSLKGIRILDTSMGIINEEIFHEFDSGLDFWNEQKGVHSGVSTAGGNTGAFGGASHVGGNSGSAADDFNWRIKENLERFYKEKANEIEKMKKERHWDEIHIVGEAEHAKAFSKVLSTKPASCLTKNLTNSSPSQILHEVFENLA; translated from the coding sequence ATGATCTTGTATAATGAAATCCAGGAATTGAAGAACTTCAACTGTGAGGAACGGTGTGTACTGAGCGTATATTTAAATACCAACCCTGCAGATTTAAACGCCCAAAATGGTGCTTGGAGAATCCATCTTAAAAACGGCCTTAAGCGTTTAGAGGAATATTTAACGGCTTCTCAAAATGAAAAAGAAATAAATACCTACAAAAAATTAAAGAAAAAAGTGGAACGGGAAATTATGGACCACCAAAACGATCTTCATAAAGGTGTCATTATTTTTGCATCGCCGCACGAAGATCTCTGGTTTGTCCACTATGTGCAAGTTCCAGTAAAAACAAGCTTCCATTGGGAGGCAACACCGGTGCTGGATGAATTGCGGTACATGTATAAAGCTTATCCGTATGCCGGAGTCATACTGCCGAGCCTGAAAGGAATCCGAATTTTAGATACCTCGATGGGGATTATTAACGAAGAGATTTTTCATGAATTTGATTCGGGACTCGATTTTTGGAATGAACAAAAAGGCGTTCACTCTGGTGTTTCTACAGCCGGCGGCAATACAGGCGCGTTCGGAGGTGCCAGCCATGTCGGTGGAAACTCCGGCAGCGCGGCGGATGACTTTAACTGGCGGATAAAAGAGAACTTAGAACGTTTCTATAAAGAAAAAGCAAACGAAATTGAAAAAATGAAAAAAGAACGCCATTGGGATGAAATCCATATTGTTGGAGAAGCGGAGCATGCCAAAGCATTTTCAAAGGTACTGTCCACAAAACCGGCAAGCTGCTTAACGAAAAACTTAACCAATAGTTCTCCAAGCCAGATTCTTCACGAAGTGTTCGAGAATTTGGCCTAA